In Thermococcus gorgonarius, the genomic window CTATCTCGTCGAGGAAGGCCTTCGGAACATCGTCGATGTCCTTCCAGTCCTCGAAGTACGGGTCCTCGACCGGAACTGCCAGAACCTTCCAGTCTTTATCACCGGAGTCCTCCATCTTCATTATGCCTACGGGCCTGGCCTCGATTATGGTGAGCGGGTAGACCGGCTCGCGCATTATGACCATGATGTCGAAGGGGTCGCCGTCGTCGTACCAGGTCTGTGGGATGATTCCGTAGTCGACCGGGTAGAAGAACGGGCTGTAAAGGACGCGGTCGAGCTTAAGGAGTCCGGTCTTCTTGTCGAGCTCGTACTTGTTCCTGCTCCCCTTCGGGATCTCTATGAGAGCGTACACAACGTCAGGAACGTTTGGTCCGGGCTCAAGCTCGTGGAACGGGTTCATCTCTAACCACCTCTTTTACCTTTCAGAAACTACTACCTATGGCTTTTAGGTTGGGCTTTTAAAGTTGTTGGTTAAAAGAACCTAAAAAAGTCAAGAAAGAAGGGCCTCAGCTGGCCTTTTTCCTCCTGTACTCGTAGGTTACATCACCATCAACTATCGCATAGACGTCGTAGTCACCTTCAACGTGATGAACCACAGGCCTGTCAACAAGATCAAACACCTTCTCAAGATCACCAACGGACTTGAGCTCGACGGGATCGCTTTTGCCACCGTCCTTTGGTGTGCCCTCAACTATGAACTTCCTCAGATTTGAGAGCTCATCTT contains:
- a CDS encoding inorganic diphosphatase — its product is MNPFHELEPGPNVPDVVYALIEIPKGSRNKYELDKKTGLLKLDRVLYSPFFYPVDYGIIPQTWYDDGDPFDIMVIMREPVYPLTIIEARPVGIMKMEDSGDKDWKVLAVPVEDPYFEDWKDIDDVPKAFLDEIAHFFQRYKELQGKVTTVEGWGNAEEAKKEILRAIELYKEKFGKKE